TGGGCCTCAAGGGCGAGCCGCGGATCGTGATGGTCGACGACCACACGGTCGACGTGCCGCCGGCCCGCCACATGCTGGTGGTGCGCAACGAGGACCGCCCCGGCATGATCGGGGTGGTCGGCACGGCGCTCGGCCGGGCGGGCATCAACATCGCCGACATGGACGTGGGCCGCTCCGCCGAGGGGGTACCGGCGCTGATGGTGCTGGCCACCTCCCAGAGCGTCCCGGTCGAGGTCCAAGAGGAGCTGCGGGCCGCGGGCGGGATCATCTCGGTGCATGCGGTCGACCTGTCCTAGCCGGCGGTCGTGCCCGGCGATGTCGCCGGCCAGTGGCGCTAGGTGACGGTGATCGTCACTTGGCCGCCGGGGTGCACGGTGCAGGCACCCTGGTAGACGCCCGCCCGGTCGAAGCGGTGGACGAGCTCCTCGCCGGCCCGAACCGCGAAGGGACCGACCTCGTGGGTCCGGTCGTCGTCGTTGCGGACCACGAAGGTGGTGCCCACCTTCAGGCGCAGATCGGTCGGGATGAGCTCGACCGGCTGGCCCGCGTCGATCTGGCGGCCGGTGCCGGCGGGGATCACCACTCGGTACTCGCTCGGCCGGTCACCGAGCACCACCGCCGCGACACCGACCGCCGCCAGGACCATCAGCACCGCCCCGGCGGCCATCATCGCCCACACCACGAGCGCGGGGGAGCGACCGGGCCGCGGCTCGGAGCTGGCGACTTCAGGATGGTCGTTCACGCCGACGCTCCCTCGAGCAGGAGGCGCAGGTCGTGGGCCATGTCCTCTGGTGGTGTGCCGAACGGCCACTCGACGAGCACCGTGCCGCCGGTGTCGACCACGTAGGTGGTGGCGCTGTGGGCCACCTCCACCGTGCCGTCCGGGAGGCGATCCACCCGCGATGACGCACCGAACGCCTGCTCCGCGGCGCGCAGCGTCTCCAGGTCGGTGGTGCGGATCGCGTGGTAGCGGTCGGCGAAGGAGGCCAGGTAGGCCGAGAGGCGCTCGGGAGCGTCCCGCTCGGGGTCGACGGTGATCATCGCCAGGTCGATCCGTCGGCCGTCGCCACCGAGCAGCTCCCGCGCGGCGCGCAGGTCGGCCAGGGTGGTGGGGCAGACGTCCGGGCAGCTCGTGTAGCCGAAGTACACCACGAGCAGCTCGCCCGGGGCCGACCGGAAGCGGAAGGTGTCACCGGTGCCGCCGACGGTCGCATCGGGCAGACTGATCGAGCCCACCTCGAGCGGGGTGGCGCGGGTGATGCCGAGCAGCTCGGTCGAGTCGGTCCTGCCCGGTCCGGCCCTCTCATCGGACCCACAGCTCATCAGGGTCGTGGTGAGGGCCAGTGCGATCATCCC
This DNA window, taken from Rhabdothermincola sediminis, encodes the following:
- a CDS encoding cupredoxin domain-containing protein, giving the protein MNDHPEVASSEPRPGRSPALVVWAMMAAGAVLMVLAAVGVAAVVLGDRPSEYRVVIPAGTGRQIDAGQPVELIPTDLRLKVGTTFVVRNDDDRTHEVGPFAVRAGEELVHRFDRAGVYQGACTVHPGGQVTITVT
- a CDS encoding SCO family protein; the encoded protein is MPSYPTRRWRSLLVGMIALALTTTLMSCGSDERAGPGRTDSTELLGITRATPLEVGSISLPDATVGGTGDTFRFRSAPGELLVVYFGYTSCPDVCPTTLADLRAARELLGGDGRRIDLAMITVDPERDAPERLSAYLASFADRYHAIRTTDLETLRAAEQAFGASSRVDRLPDGTVEVAHSATTYVVDTGGTVLVEWPFGTPPEDMAHDLRLLLEGASA